In Bradyrhizobium guangdongense, the sequence GGCTCCAGGCCGGGCCGCGGGCCGACCTGGGCTGTCGGTATCCCTCGGCACCTGAAAGTGTATCCGGTCGATGTGAAACTCATTTGGCCGATTACCAAAGCCCGCGGTAAACCACGAAAGCACCACGTGCCCGATATCTTATCGATGGCCGCAGAACAAATGCTGGCCGGCGCCAAATGGAAAACTGTGAGTTGGCGTAGCGGGACGAAAGGTCGGCTTAAAGTTCGTTTTGCTGCTCTCCGTGTCCGCACCGCCGACGGCCCTCCGCAGCGAATATGGGATGAAGGTCAGCAGCATCTCCCAGGCGACGGAGCCTGGCTCATTGGCGAGCAACGTACCTCCGGCGAGAAGAAATACTATATCGCCAATCTTCCGGCTGCGACGGATCTGCGCGCGCCGGCCGCCACCATCAAGGTACGGTAGATTTGTGAGCAGGCGCATCAACAGCTGAAGGAGGAGCTTGGACTTGATCACTTCGAAGGGCGATCTTGGCAAGGTCTTCATCGCCACGCCTTGATGACAATGATTGCCTACGCCTTCCTGCAACATCGCCGCCTCGCAAACGCGGGGCGGAACAAAAGGAATCAACGGTCCCCCGCCTCAGCCAACCATGCCAGCCGTACGTCACGCCATCGTCGATCTCATCCTTCGGCCGCCGTCTCAGCAGTGCCCTTATTGCCGAAAGCAAATCCTTGAAAAACGGTGGCTAATACAATCTGCCAATCACGGCGCAACACGTGGCGAGATGCGATGGAATTCGATGGTCTTGCGGCTTAGCGAGACGCTACCCGTTTTGAACCCGGCACTCGTCCACGCTCTTGCTTGGCTGTGACCCGCCTTGAGCGCGCTTTCGTTTCCCCACCATGCGCTGAACCTGTAGGCAGAACGGGGCAGCGGCCGGCCAAGAATTTCTTCGATCTCGGCAAACGTGAATGCGACGCATCGCTCACGGACGCACTCTAGCTTTACACGGAGGGGATCGTAGATCGACATCGAGATCGCCTACCTTGGCTTCTCAATGATATTCGGCAATACCGCCTCTAATGCAGCAGGCAAAAGACTGTGCAAGAACCCATCTCCTTCTTATTGCATTGGTTTAGAAAGCTAACATCCAATCCCAAGTCCGAGACAATCGCAAGTGGCCGAGAGCCGCCGGGCGGCGGCTCGGACTTTCGTCCCAACGGCATTTGCCAGGGCTTTCCTTCTTCGCTTGGGTAATCTTCGGATACAAATCTAATCCATCGAGGAATCTGGAGAGCGCATCGCGGCAATAGGCACCGTCAAGGGGTTCAACGTGAGCAAAGGCTATGGCTTCATTCGTCCGGAAGACGGGGACTAGATGTATTCGTTCACATCACCGCAGTGCAAAAGGCCGGTTACGGTGAGCTGGTAGAAGGTGTTCGAGTTAGCTATGAGCTCACGGCTAACCGGTCGGGCAGGAGTCGGCCGAGGACCTGAGGATCGGCTAAGCTGCGGACGGACGGCAGGGCCGGCAGTGGAGCAATTTTCGATCGCGCTCCATTGCATAATTTTTAAGGCAGGCGGCAATGAGCCAATACGTTGAGGCGCGATACGCGCTGCTTACACTGCACGCGGCTCGCGAGGCGTCGCCGGAACAAGCGCAAACGTTGCTGAGCAATCTCCTTACGGACCTCGGTTCGAGACAGCAGGACCGCGCCGATCACCGCGCGAGCGTGATCGCGGCCATTCGCCATCTTGTCCTGATTTTGCAGGAGCACAGGACACCGCCGGTGTTCTATTGGGAGACGGCGGCGCGCGCGGCGCACCTATGGTGTGAGGAAGCAGCCGAGTGACTGCGATATCGTTACCTCAACAGTACGGGGGTAGACCAGAGTGCCGCCAAATGCACGTGAGGAGCGCGTCAGTACAGAGCTCGTTTGCAATTGGGCTGAGGTGTGTAGCGAAGCTCGAGCAAAAGGCGTCTTCGGCACCAGGATTTTCTGGATTCGCCTTTTTTGTGCCTTCGGAGCTGGGCGGACCAAGGAAGACCGAGACCGGTGGTCTACACGGCGGAGGTATCTGGGGAGATCACCTGCTCTCCCGGATGCAAACGGTAAGCGGGCATGGTGTTCTTATTGCGTTTAATCCGAAATGGTGTTGGCCGATACTCTCGTTGAGGCGCACGCACGTTTAACGTTCTTGCAGGCAAAAGCAGTTACAATTGAGTTTTCGCGGAATTTAAGGAATTGCCATGACTTTTAATTGTGATGCCGAAACAGCGACTCTAGCAAGAGAAATGGCGGCCAAACAACTCGATGTTGAGAGCCAAGCGCTGTTGATCGAACGTCTCGAACGCGATGGCCATGACATGCTTGAGCAGCGACTGAAGCTCGCCAAAGACAGATCAGATCTCGCAAGACAGAAGGCCCAGCTAGCTCGCCTACCGAGAGATAATGTGCACAGTGGCGAACGTCGAAAGCTGGAGCGCATCGACGTCGACGAGGTAGCCTACATTTCGGGCGACGGCTCTAGCCTGCGCTGCCGGGTTATCAATATGTCGGCCCAAGGGGCCGCGATTGAGCTTCCGACCAAGCGGTATGTAAGTTCTACCTTTAAGCTTATGCTCGCAAAAGATCGTATCCTCAGAAGTTGCCGGCTTGTCTGGTCGAGTGGTGACCGGATCGGACTTTTGTTCGAGGATCATCTTTAAGTTGGCGATTAGGGCGAGTACTCATAAATTGTCGATGATGTCCGTTTCGCCCCGGTACAGACCGCCTTTGCGCAACCGCAGCAAATGACGCGATGGCCAGAAGCGGTCGTCATCGAGAGTTTCTACGCTTCGAAGTCGAAGCTGCGAAATCCTTCTCGGTCGGGGATAACTAGCTCCCGTTGCGTGTTCCCCACAAAAGTAGTCGTCCGTGAGGAGCGGCTAAGCGATTGAGGTAGAATCGCATTTATCGTTGTGGGCTGTTTTGGGATTGCAGGGATTTGATGCTTCGGGCCTCGGAACCTTGCGATTTCATTTTCAGGATTCCGTCGAATCGCCAGTCATGATTCCGTCGTCGCATCGGAGGTGGCGATGCGACCGAAGAAGCAAAGGACGACGGGATCTGGCGATCTGTTCCGGGCCAGACTGGACCAGATCATCAACATGAAGCACGAGCTGGTTCAGCTCGCCGGCAAGGTCGATTGGGACTGGGTCGACGGCGAGATCGCGCCGCTCTACAGCGAGAACGGCCGGCCGGGGATCGCGACCCGCTTCATGATCGGGCTGCTGCTGCTCAAGCACATTTACGGCCTGTCCGATGAGGGGGTGTGCGAGCGCTGGGTCCACGACCCGTATTTCCAGTACTTCACCGGCGAAGAGTTCTTTCAGCACGCCTTCCCGCACGAGCGCTCGGACCTGAGCCACTGGCGCAAGCGGCTCGGCGACAAGCTGGAGCTGCTCTTGGCCGAGAGCCTGCGGGTGGCGCACGAGGCCGGCGCGTTGCGCAGTCAGGACCTCAAGCGGGTCACGGTCGATACCACCGTGCAGCCGAAGGCCATCACCTTCCCGACCGATGCCAAGCTCTTGCACGCCGCGATCAAGGGG encodes:
- a CDS encoding DUF7662 domain-containing protein; its protein translation is MSIYDPLRVKLECVRERCVAFTFAEIEEILGRPLPRSAYRFSAWWGNESALKAGHSQARAWTSAGFKTGSVSLSRKTIEFHRISPRVAP
- a CDS encoding PilZ domain-containing protein, with protein sequence MTFNCDAETATLAREMAAKQLDVESQALLIERLERDGHDMLEQRLKLAKDRSDLARQKAQLARLPRDNVHSGERRKLERIDVDEVAYISGDGSSLRCRVINMSAQGAAIELPTKRYVSSTFKLMLAKDRILRSCRLVWSSGDRIGLLFEDHL